From the Gallaecimonas mangrovi genome, one window contains:
- a CDS encoding porin family protein, whose protein sequence is MTRKLTFSLLFLTTTALPVLADTHQQGYYAGLSYSQAQFDGRQDGVEPVDNDFNLVNIGFGFQFSPYLAMEARYGVTVSGNQHSPYGDTKLDRFYSAYAIPSYPINEYFTVYALLGGTAVEVTGPGREAESDFSYGAGLRMAFANNSEFFLEYSDHGQTPYSDISAVTFGVNYHF, encoded by the coding sequence ATGACCCGAAAGTTAACATTTTCACTGCTTTTTCTTACCACTACCGCTTTACCGGTATTAGCAGACACTCATCAGCAAGGGTATTACGCTGGTTTAAGTTACAGCCAAGCACAGTTTGATGGCCGTCAAGACGGTGTAGAGCCCGTTGATAACGACTTCAACTTAGTCAATATCGGCTTCGGCTTTCAATTCTCGCCTTACCTAGCAATGGAAGCCCGTTATGGTGTCACCGTCAGTGGCAATCAACATAGCCCTTACGGCGACACTAAGTTGGACCGATTCTATAGCGCCTATGCTATCCCTTCTTATCCCATCAACGAGTACTTTACGGTTTATGCTTTATTAGGAGGCACTGCTGTTGAAGTAACAGGTCCCGGAAGAGAAGCAGAGTCCGACTTCAGCTACGGCGCCGGCTTGCGTATGGCATTTGCCAATAACAGCGAGTTTTTTCTTGAATACAGCGACCATGGCCAAACTCCCTATTCCGACATTTCGGCCGTCACTTTTGGCGTGAATTACCACTTTTAA
- a CDS encoding DUF554 domain-containing protein produces MLGPIINSGAIISGGLLGALLAKFIPSRLQKGLPATFALASVAIGITMIIKEHNLPVVVMALILGTAIGELIYLEAGVSHGAAFIQSKLNHLLPMPRGLDKADFSQQFTALIVLFGASGLGVIGAMTEGLNGNYQLLIVKSMMDFVTAMIFAITLGPGVMLIAVVQFAVQGILFLLAKPIMPYMDATAYANFSAIGGIIMLAVGLRIAKIMNFAVVNFLPALLLVVPFTYLWQYFFPE; encoded by the coding sequence ATATTAGGTCCAATCATTAATAGCGGCGCTATTATCTCTGGCGGCTTGCTGGGGGCACTGTTAGCGAAATTTATTCCGAGTCGTTTACAAAAAGGCCTGCCGGCCACCTTCGCCCTTGCCTCTGTGGCAATTGGCATCACCATGATCATCAAAGAGCACAATCTGCCGGTGGTGGTAATGGCATTGATTTTAGGCACCGCGATCGGAGAGCTGATTTATTTAGAAGCCGGGGTTAGCCACGGCGCGGCCTTTATTCAGAGCAAATTAAATCATTTACTACCTATGCCCAGAGGGCTGGATAAAGCCGATTTTTCCCAGCAATTTACCGCGCTTATTGTGCTGTTTGGTGCCAGTGGTTTAGGGGTAATTGGGGCGATGACAGAGGGGCTAAATGGCAACTATCAACTTTTGATAGTCAAATCGATGATGGATTTTGTAACGGCCATGATTTTCGCCATTACCCTAGGCCCGGGAGTGATGCTAATTGCCGTGGTGCAATTTGCGGTACAAGGCATTCTGTTTCTGTTAGCCAAACCAATCATGCCCTATATGGACGCAACGGCTTATGCCAATTTCTCCGCGATTGGCGGCATCATTATGTTGGCGGTCGGGCTACGTATTGCCAAAATCATGAACTTTGCCGTGGTTAATTTTTTACCTGCTTTGCTGCTGGTGGTGCCCTTTACCTATCTGTGGCAGTACTTCTTTCCTGAGTAG
- the putA gene encoding bifunctional proline dehydrogenase/L-glutamate gamma-semialdehyde dehydrogenase PutA, with protein MFNASQVVAPDYQLPDLDTLREAITDNYAVDEEQYLTELLKLVPNSDQQIQSIGQDTERLVSKIRAHHDNGDGIQAFLQQYSLDTQEGIILMCLAEALLRIPDPDTADSLIKDKLSGANWAKHFKQSESLLVNASTWGLMLTGKVITMDKRIDGSPANLLNRMINRLGEPMVRKAMYAAMKIMGKQFVLGRTIKEALKNSQKSRKLGYTHSYDMLGEAALTAIDAKKYFDDYSNAIAALGAGDYDEKQAPRPTISIKLSALHPRYDVQNLDRVRTEMVEIVRQLVEKARVANVGLQIDAEEADRLEISLDIFEAVYRSETAKGWGNFGLVVQAFSKRALPVLNWLARLGREQGDLIPVRLVKGAYWDTEIKLCQAAGLKGYPVYTRKASTDASYLACARFLLSEHTQDVIYPQFASHNAHTVTAIKSMAAGRPFEYQRLWGMGDELYDTVLEENPGQNVRIYAPVGSHKDLLPYLVRRLLENGANSSFVHKLVDPNTPVASLATHPLKTLAEAPSLANHKIPLPAALYGTRKNSGGTNLHIQSEAKPFFDALAPFKDHQWQAAPIVGGKIMSGEQHQVVSPHNHDAVVGTVAFASGAQAKEAVTLAKAAFPAWCRSNVEVRAKALEAFADLMEENQAELIALVAREAGRILQDGIDEVREAVDFCRYYAQQARKMFNGAEVLPGPTGELNELYVQGKGVFVCISPWNFPLAIFVGQVAAALATGNTVIAKPAEQTCLVAFRAIELAHKAGIPADVLHFLPGDGASVGAALTSDDRIAGVVFTGSTGTAKAINKALADHDGAIKTLIAETGGQNAMIVDSTALPEQVVNDVIGSAFTSAGQRCSALRVLYVQADVADRILELLKGAMQELVVGDPWDYKTDIGAVIDADAKALLEEHLTALKGFAKAIATTPMGDATNKGSFVTPTAVEINSIEQLTKENFGPILHVIRFKADELDAVMDAINGTGYGLTLGVHSRNEGLALELADKANVGNCYINRNQIGAMVGTQPFGGQGLSGTGPKAGGPHYLFRFVTEKTRTNNITAVGGNATLLTLGD; from the coding sequence ATGTTCAATGCAAGCCAAGTGGTGGCACCGGATTACCAATTACCCGACCTTGATACACTCAGGGAAGCCATCACCGACAACTACGCGGTAGATGAAGAACAATACCTGACCGAACTGTTAAAACTGGTGCCCAATAGCGACCAGCAAATACAGTCTATCGGCCAGGACACGGAACGCTTGGTGTCAAAAATTCGTGCTCACCACGATAACGGCGATGGCATCCAGGCCTTTTTGCAGCAATACAGCCTAGATACTCAGGAAGGCATTATTTTAATGTGCTTGGCTGAGGCTTTGCTGCGTATTCCTGACCCTGACACGGCCGACAGTCTCATTAAAGACAAGCTCTCCGGTGCCAACTGGGCCAAGCACTTCAAACAGTCCGAATCCTTACTGGTTAACGCATCGACCTGGGGCCTGATGTTAACCGGTAAAGTGATCACCATGGACAAGCGCATCGACGGTAGCCCGGCGAATCTGTTGAACCGCATGATCAACCGCCTTGGCGAGCCAATGGTCCGCAAGGCCATGTATGCGGCCATGAAAATCATGGGCAAACAGTTCGTACTGGGCCGCACCATTAAAGAAGCGCTGAAAAATTCGCAAAAGTCGCGCAAGCTTGGCTACACCCACTCCTATGACATGCTGGGTGAAGCGGCACTGACCGCGATAGACGCCAAAAAGTACTTCGACGACTACAGCAACGCTATTGCTGCCCTTGGCGCTGGTGATTACGACGAAAAACAAGCCCCGCGGCCAACCATTTCAATTAAATTGTCGGCGCTGCACCCCCGTTACGACGTGCAGAACCTTGACCGGGTGCGCACCGAGATGGTGGAGATTGTCCGCCAACTGGTCGAAAAAGCCCGCGTTGCTAATGTCGGCCTGCAAATTGACGCCGAAGAAGCAGACCGCCTCGAGATCTCACTGGATATCTTTGAAGCCGTTTACCGCTCAGAAACGGCAAAAGGCTGGGGCAACTTTGGTTTAGTGGTACAAGCCTTCTCAAAACGCGCCCTACCGGTACTCAACTGGCTAGCCCGCTTGGGCCGTGAACAAGGCGACCTTATTCCGGTACGGCTCGTTAAAGGCGCTTACTGGGATACCGAAATCAAGCTTTGCCAAGCAGCAGGCCTTAAGGGCTACCCGGTTTATACCCGTAAAGCCTCAACCGATGCTTCTTACTTGGCCTGTGCCCGCTTTTTGCTGAGCGAGCACACCCAAGATGTTATCTACCCGCAGTTTGCTTCCCATAACGCCCACACCGTAACGGCCATTAAAAGCATGGCCGCAGGCCGTCCTTTTGAATATCAGCGCCTTTGGGGTATGGGTGACGAGTTATACGACACTGTATTGGAAGAAAACCCTGGCCAAAACGTGCGTATTTACGCGCCGGTTGGCAGCCACAAAGATTTGCTGCCCTATTTGGTTCGCCGTCTGTTAGAAAACGGCGCTAACAGCTCTTTTGTGCACAAACTGGTTGACCCCAATACACCGGTGGCAAGCCTTGCCACCCATCCCTTAAAAACCTTGGCCGAGGCACCGAGCCTTGCCAACCATAAAATTCCCTTGCCTGCTGCTCTTTATGGCACCCGCAAAAACTCCGGAGGGACTAACTTGCATATTCAGTCTGAAGCCAAGCCTTTCTTCGACGCCCTAGCGCCTTTTAAAGACCATCAGTGGCAGGCAGCGCCTATTGTTGGCGGCAAGATTATGAGCGGCGAGCAACATCAGGTGGTGTCTCCGCACAATCACGACGCCGTGGTGGGTACCGTGGCTTTTGCCAGTGGCGCACAAGCCAAAGAAGCGGTGACCTTAGCCAAAGCCGCTTTCCCCGCCTGGTGCCGCTCTAACGTTGAAGTGCGCGCCAAAGCCCTGGAAGCTTTCGCTGATTTGATGGAAGAAAACCAAGCCGAACTGATTGCCCTAGTTGCCCGTGAAGCTGGCCGCATTCTGCAAGACGGCATTGATGAAGTGCGTGAAGCGGTGGACTTTTGTCGCTACTACGCCCAGCAAGCCCGCAAAATGTTTAACGGCGCCGAAGTACTGCCAGGCCCAACCGGCGAGCTGAACGAGCTGTATGTGCAAGGCAAAGGCGTCTTTGTTTGCATCAGCCCCTGGAACTTCCCGCTGGCAATTTTCGTCGGCCAGGTTGCGGCTGCACTGGCAACCGGTAATACCGTTATCGCCAAGCCTGCCGAACAAACTTGCTTGGTGGCGTTTCGTGCTATCGAGCTGGCCCACAAGGCCGGCATTCCAGCCGATGTACTGCACTTTTTACCTGGCGACGGCGCGTCAGTAGGCGCCGCTTTAACCAGCGACGACCGTATTGCCGGCGTGGTGTTCACCGGTTCTACCGGTACCGCCAAGGCCATTAACAAGGCACTGGCCGACCATGACGGCGCCATCAAAACCCTTATCGCTGAAACCGGCGGCCAAAACGCCATGATCGTTGACTCCACCGCTCTGCCCGAGCAAGTGGTTAATGACGTCATTGGCTCTGCCTTTACCTCCGCCGGCCAGCGCTGCTCTGCCCTTCGGGTACTTTACGTGCAGGCCGACGTTGCCGACCGTATTTTGGAGCTGTTAAAAGGCGCCATGCAGGAACTGGTCGTTGGCGACCCCTGGGATTACAAAACAGATATTGGCGCCGTTATCGACGCCGACGCCAAAGCCTTATTGGAAGAGCACTTAACTGCCCTTAAAGGCTTTGCCAAAGCCATTGCCACCACCCCCATGGGTGATGCCACCAATAAAGGCTCTTTTGTTACCCCAACCGCGGTTGAGATCAATAGTATCGAGCAGTTAACCAAAGAAAACTTTGGGCCTATTCTGCACGTTATTCGCTTTAAGGCAGACGAGCTGGACGCGGTAATGGATGCCATCAACGGCACCGGCTACGGCCTAACCCTTGGCGTGCATAGCCGTAATGAGGGCTTGGCGCTGGAGCTGGCGGACAAAGCCAATGTTGGTAACTGCTACATCAACCGCAACCAAATTGGAGCCATGGTGGGTACCCAGCCATTTGGTGGCCAAGGTCTGTCTGGTACCGGCCCGAAAGCGGGCGGTCCACACTACCTGTTCCGCTTTGTGACCGAAAAAACCCGTACCAACAACATTACCGCTGTTGGCGGCAATGCTACCTTGTTGACCCTGGGCGACTAA
- a CDS encoding TIGR04211 family SH3 domain-containing protein, which translates to MRALLLLLVLTPSLSFADPAFVSEDIYVFLHSGPSKNYRIIGSINAGTQLQVLDQNGDFTEVKDDQGRTGWIQSKYVTNAPTFRVTIPKLQASLKAAQDKIQELSSGHDSLVNNLDTLQQDKSQLSSQVAEQKSQITRLQAQVKGMDQSNLMRWFLYGGCVAGGGLLLGLLLPYLIPRKKKKDMWM; encoded by the coding sequence ATGCGCGCGCTGCTTCTGCTACTGGTTCTAACACCAAGCCTTTCCTTTGCCGATCCCGCCTTTGTCAGTGAAGACATTTATGTTTTCCTGCATTCTGGCCCCTCTAAAAACTACCGCATTATTGGCTCCATTAATGCCGGTACACAGTTACAGGTGCTGGACCAAAATGGCGACTTTACCGAGGTGAAGGACGACCAAGGACGTACCGGCTGGATACAAAGCAAATACGTCACTAACGCTCCAACCTTTAGAGTTACCATTCCCAAGCTGCAGGCCTCCTTAAAAGCCGCTCAGGACAAAATTCAGGAACTGTCATCAGGACATGACTCACTGGTCAATAACCTCGATACCCTGCAGCAAGACAAGTCTCAGCTCAGCTCGCAAGTGGCTGAACAAAAGTCACAGATCACCCGCCTTCAGGCGCAGGTCAAAGGCATGGACCAAAGCAACCTGATGCGCTGGTTCCTCTACGGCGGCTGCGTTGCCGGTGGTGGTTTGCTGCTCGGGTTACTATTGCCCTACCTCATTCCACGAAAAAAGAAGAAAGATATGTGGATGTAA
- a CDS encoding inorganic phosphate transporter codes for MEIIAHYGTYLVLLAAVVGFLMAWGIGSNDVANAMGTSVGTRSLTIGQAIVIAMVFEFAGSYLAGGEVTSTIRNGILDPSAFTNHPEVLVLGMIASLLAAGIWLIVASNYGWPVSTTHSIVGAIIGFATVSIGSDAVQWGKTLGIVGSWIITPAISGLIAYFVFTSVQRFIFNTEHPLQNAKRFVPVYMFMTAFVISLVTLKKGLSHIGLNLSNGEDWLYSFIASLVVMFAGYLFIGREKFNPSDDKDMGFANVEKVFAILMVLTACAMAFAHGSNDVANAIGPLSAVVSVVEAGGQVAAQSKIAWWILPLGGFGIVLGLAIMGKKVMATVGTGITHLTPSRGFAAQFATATTVVLASGTGLPISTTQTLVGAIMGVGLARGIAALNLSVIRNIVVSWVVTLPAGALLAIVIFWILEALILR; via the coding sequence ATGGAAATCATCGCTCACTACGGCACGTATTTGGTGCTGCTTGCGGCTGTCGTCGGCTTTTTAATGGCCTGGGGTATCGGTTCCAACGACGTTGCTAACGCCATGGGCACCTCTGTTGGCACCCGTTCCTTGACCATAGGCCAGGCGATAGTTATCGCCATGGTATTTGAATTTGCCGGCTCTTACCTGGCGGGGGGCGAAGTGACCTCCACCATCCGTAACGGCATTCTGGACCCCAGCGCCTTTACCAACCACCCAGAGGTGCTGGTATTGGGGATGATTGCATCCTTGCTGGCCGCCGGCATTTGGCTGATTGTGGCGTCTAACTACGGTTGGCCTGTTTCTACCACCCACTCCATTGTTGGCGCCATTATTGGTTTTGCGACCGTTTCCATTGGCTCTGATGCGGTGCAGTGGGGAAAAACCCTGGGTATTGTTGGCTCTTGGATAATTACCCCTGCCATTTCCGGGCTCATCGCTTATTTTGTCTTTACCAGCGTGCAGCGGTTTATTTTTAACACCGAGCATCCCTTACAAAACGCCAAGCGTTTTGTACCGGTGTACATGTTCATGACCGCCTTTGTGATTAGCCTGGTGACCTTGAAAAAGGGCTTGTCGCACATTGGTTTGAACCTCAGTAACGGTGAAGACTGGCTTTATTCTTTCATTGCCTCGCTGGTGGTGATGTTTGCCGGTTACCTCTTTATTGGCCGCGAAAAATTCAACCCTTCTGATGATAAAGACATGGGCTTTGCCAACGTCGAAAAGGTGTTTGCCATTTTGATGGTACTGACCGCCTGCGCCATGGCTTTCGCCCACGGCTCGAACGACGTGGCCAACGCTATTGGGCCATTGTCTGCGGTCGTCAGCGTGGTTGAAGCCGGTGGTCAGGTGGCGGCGCAGTCAAAAATTGCCTGGTGGATACTGCCACTGGGTGGCTTTGGTATCGTCTTGGGCCTGGCCATTATGGGTAAAAAGGTCATGGCCACCGTTGGCACCGGTATTACCCACCTGACGCCAAGCCGCGGTTTTGCTGCGCAATTTGCTACCGCAACCACGGTGGTGCTGGCATCCGGTACCGGTTTGCCTATCTCCACAACCCAAACCCTGGTGGGTGCCATTATGGGCGTAGGTTTGGCCCGCGGCATTGCCGCGCTTAACCTCTCGGTTATCCGTAACATTGTGGTTTCATGGGTGGTAACACTGCCTGCTGGCGCCCTGCTGGCCATTGTGATTTTCTGGATCCTTGAAGCACTGATCCTCCGCTGA
- a CDS encoding TIGR00153 family protein: MDKVHECCQTLVPYFEAVLADDWSKASELRNDISRLEKEADALKREIRMTLPSGLFMPVERTDLLELVKEQDRIANKAKDIAGRVLGRKLKIPTIFAEEFSAYLSRCLDATALAAKAINELDELLETGFRGREVELVNRMINELDDIEHDTDELQIRLRRQLLAIEKDLSPIDVMFLYSILEWVGDLADRAEGVGSRLELLLARS; the protein is encoded by the coding sequence ATGGACAAAGTCCACGAGTGCTGTCAGACCCTGGTGCCGTATTTTGAGGCTGTACTGGCCGACGACTGGTCGAAAGCCAGCGAGCTGCGCAATGACATCAGCCGCCTGGAAAAGGAAGCTGACGCTCTGAAACGTGAGATCCGCATGACGCTGCCCTCAGGCCTGTTCATGCCGGTTGAACGTACCGACTTGTTAGAGTTGGTTAAAGAGCAGGACCGCATTGCCAACAAGGCAAAAGACATTGCCGGCCGGGTTCTGGGGCGCAAGCTCAAGATCCCAACCATCTTTGCTGAAGAATTCAGCGCCTACCTTTCCCGTTGCTTGGACGCAACAGCGCTTGCCGCCAAAGCCATTAACGAACTGGACGAGTTACTCGAAACCGGTTTTCGTGGCCGCGAGGTAGAGCTGGTCAACCGGATGATCAATGAGCTCGATGACATCGAGCACGATACCGACGAGTTGCAGATCCGCCTGCGTCGCCAGTTATTGGCGATTGAAAAAGATCTCAGCCCGATCGACGTCATGTTCCTTTACTCCATTCTTGAGTGGGTTGGCGACCTGGCCGACCGCGCTGAGGGCGTGGGGTCTCGCTTAGAGCTGCTCCTGGCGCGCAGTTAA
- a CDS encoding CYTH domain-containing protein: MAIETELKLRVANQLDTDSWLQPLLGGAQARHLKNTYFDTPEGLLAKWRMGLRIREVDGKREQTLKLAGNSGSALSARPEYNLPIDSNKPRLSAFPDEVWPAGTDVHELEEALVAVFSTDFDRQKTLVAGEQVEFCWDQGEVSANSHCLPIRELELEMQGEDLAALFRFAEGLLRDGVQCFGLSKAARGNWLANGQGNLPLDEPMADVQRQMSNEEVLAQGLGTAISQWQQAEDVFLLHPGWQPLLALADALQYFRQVLSLFGGLVPRKASSELRQECQWLADQLAQAQAQVRVAKVLSAKGSSFRKLNISDELLEQANERQQALPNLSFFTQLFASERANRLKLAALKFVALRQWRSKLDDAAIAELEKPIKWFADTHLAKSFADLKRHLVRGMALPQYLDQEGRVLRYLTCCRTFGALYPDQFSEHSVEQWQDFMFGLEEARRLEGIGQLAARLDLSDDDAEQLENWLNRKRQSLVVAMDQSRQLGLNQQVFWP, encoded by the coding sequence ATGGCCATAGAAACCGAACTGAAATTACGTGTTGCCAACCAACTGGATACTGACAGCTGGCTGCAACCATTACTCGGCGGCGCCCAAGCGCGTCACCTAAAGAACACCTACTTTGATACGCCTGAAGGCTTACTGGCCAAATGGCGTATGGGCCTGCGTATTCGTGAGGTCGATGGCAAACGTGAGCAAACCCTAAAGCTCGCTGGTAACTCTGGGTCTGCATTATCTGCCAGACCTGAATATAACCTGCCCATCGATAGCAACAAGCCCCGGCTAAGTGCTTTTCCTGATGAAGTATGGCCTGCCGGCACCGATGTGCATGAACTTGAAGAAGCGCTGGTCGCGGTTTTTAGCACCGACTTTGACCGGCAAAAAACCTTGGTTGCTGGCGAGCAAGTCGAGTTTTGCTGGGACCAGGGCGAAGTCAGTGCCAACAGCCATTGCTTGCCCATTCGTGAGCTGGAGCTGGAAATGCAGGGCGAGGATTTAGCGGCGCTATTTCGCTTTGCCGAAGGCCTGCTTCGCGACGGCGTGCAATGCTTTGGCCTTTCCAAAGCCGCCCGTGGCAACTGGCTTGCCAACGGGCAGGGTAATCTGCCGCTGGATGAGCCGATGGCCGATGTGCAACGGCAAATGAGCAACGAAGAGGTTCTGGCCCAGGGCTTGGGCACTGCCATTAGCCAATGGCAGCAAGCCGAAGATGTGTTTTTATTGCATCCCGGCTGGCAGCCGCTGTTAGCGCTTGCCGATGCGCTGCAGTATTTTCGCCAGGTATTAAGCCTGTTTGGCGGCCTGGTACCACGCAAGGCCTCTAGCGAACTGCGCCAGGAATGCCAATGGCTGGCCGACCAGCTCGCCCAGGCCCAGGCTCAGGTGCGTGTTGCCAAGGTGCTGTCGGCCAAAGGCAGCAGTTTTAGAAAGCTCAACATCAGTGATGAGCTGCTAGAGCAAGCCAATGAGCGCCAACAGGCGCTGCCGAATTTAAGCTTCTTTACCCAGCTGTTTGCCTCGGAAAGGGCCAACCGCTTGAAGCTGGCTGCGCTGAAGTTTGTGGCGCTGCGCCAATGGCGCAGCAAGCTCGATGATGCCGCCATTGCCGAGCTTGAAAAGCCCATCAAATGGTTTGCTGACACCCATTTAGCCAAATCCTTCGCCGACCTTAAACGGCACTTGGTGCGGGGCATGGCGCTGCCACAATACCTGGACCAAGAAGGCCGAGTGCTGCGCTATTTGACCTGCTGCCGCACCTTTGGGGCGCTCTATCCTGACCAATTTAGCGAACATAGTGTTGAGCAGTGGCAAGACTTTATGTTTGGTTTGGAAGAGGCGCGGCGTCTGGAAGGCATTGGGCAGTTGGCGGCGAGGCTAGACTTGTCTGATGACGATGCCGAGCAACTGGAAAACTGGCTTAATCGCAAGCGCCAGTCTTTGGTGGTGGCGATGGATCAGTCGCGTCAGCTGGGGCTGAATCAGCAGGTATTCTGGCCCTAA
- a CDS encoding potassium channel family protein encodes MKPELRVLAPTPIELAMMVLSVVAVAVVLALQFAPVNHDERELLLLIDNGVCVIFLTRFTVGLVRAKQKWAFFKTHWIDLISSIPVIDVLRYGRLFQVIRVLRILRMANQVIQQLMKESTNVVLATMLVILVLVIGGSSIAILMAEAANPHSNIHSAEDAIWWSLVTISTVGYGDYYPVTTAGRVISAVLIISGVSLFGGLTGLMAAKLTRRSETEELNHREIRHKLEQLEGDIKALSTQLGVLSADIRARIPADSAPADATDPSPPPKTGACD; translated from the coding sequence GTGAAACCCGAATTAAGGGTGCTGGCACCCACGCCCATTGAACTGGCGATGATGGTGCTGTCGGTAGTGGCCGTAGCCGTGGTGCTGGCGCTGCAATTTGCGCCGGTCAATCATGACGAGCGGGAATTGCTGCTGCTTATCGACAATGGCGTTTGCGTGATTTTCCTGACCCGCTTTACGGTTGGCCTGGTACGCGCCAAACAAAAATGGGCCTTTTTTAAAACCCATTGGATTGACCTTATCTCCAGCATCCCGGTGATAGACGTACTGCGCTACGGGCGGCTCTTTCAAGTGATAAGGGTGCTGCGCATTTTGCGCATGGCCAACCAGGTTATTCAGCAGCTGATGAAAGAAAGCACCAACGTGGTGCTGGCAACCATGCTGGTGATTTTAGTACTGGTGATAGGCGGCAGCTCCATTGCCATATTGATGGCAGAAGCCGCTAACCCCCATTCCAATATTCACTCGGCAGAAGACGCCATTTGGTGGTCGCTGGTAACTATTTCTACCGTTGGCTATGGCGACTATTACCCCGTTACTACCGCAGGCAGGGTAATAAGCGCGGTGTTGATTATCTCGGGGGTGTCGTTATTTGGTGGTTTAACCGGTTTAATGGCCGCCAAACTCACCCGGCGCAGTGAAACAGAAGAGCTCAATCACAGGGAAATTCGTCATAAGTTGGAACAGCTTGAAGGTGATATCAAAGCGCTGAGCACACAGCTTGGTGTGCTCAGCGCTGATATTAGGGCCAGAATACCTGCTGATTCAGCCCCAGCTGACGCGACTGATCCATCGCCACCACCAAAGACTGGCGCTTGCGATTAA
- a CDS encoding YjfI family protein, with amino-acid sequence MPATQPVTADIIARHLNGLAENSPTGCSFDCLPITGDVEVLQIVVQGREELPIFLSVAEDQVLVMSFLWDESEVNADKRVAMLETMLELNIPMPLSAFAKMGERFVIFGALSVHSSLFDIEHELVVLSDNTLDILDDMSHFLEAC; translated from the coding sequence GTGCCAGCCACTCAGCCAGTAACTGCCGATATTATCGCCCGCCACCTAAACGGTTTGGCCGAAAACAGCCCCACCGGCTGCAGCTTTGACTGCCTGCCAATAACTGGCGATGTCGAGGTTTTACAAATTGTGGTGCAAGGCCGGGAAGAGCTGCCCATCTTTTTATCGGTGGCCGAAGATCAAGTGCTGGTGATGAGTTTTTTGTGGGACGAAAGCGAAGTTAACGCTGACAAGCGCGTTGCCATGCTGGAAACCATGCTGGAGCTGAATATTCCCATGCCGTTGTCGGCCTTTGCCAAAATGGGCGAGCGTTTTGTCATTTTTGGCGCCTTGTCGGTGCATTCCAGCCTTTTTGATATTGAGCATGAGCTGGTGGTGTTGTCGGACAACACCTTAGACATCCTGGATGACATGAGTCATTTTCTGGAGGCCTGCTGA